Below is a window of Candidatus Zixiibacteriota bacterium DNA.
ACACGAGCACAACCAAGTCGGCATTGCGTATCAATCCCGCCAGATAGTTCTCGAACGTCTCAGGTGAGATCGGCGGCGTGTCGATCAACTGGAACTGGACTGTCTCAAAGGTCATCATGCCAGGCAACGGTTCGCGAGTGGAGTAGGGGTAGTCGGCCACCAGCGGCTTGGCTCCGGTCAATGAATCGACCAGCGAAGATTTGCCACTGTTGGGCGGTCCGATCAGGATAGCCTGACCCGCTCCTTCTTTTTCGATATAGTCACGGGCAACTGTCTGCCGCGCACCGTGACTACTCCCACCACTTTCAATATCGCGCTTTAGGTTGGCGATCTTGGTCTTCATGTCGGCCTGAAGATGGGTGGTCCCTTTGTGCTTGGGCATGGTACGCAGGAGTTCCTGAGCGAGGCGCAGCTTTTCGCGGGAGTCGGTCTCGGCTCGGAACTCGCGTTCGAGCTCGTAGTACTGAGGAGGCAGATTCGCCGGCATGGAGACAACTTAAGAAATATCCGTCGCATTGACAAGTCTCGTCAGTCACCAATTCGGTTTTGACAAGATGGGTTTTCAACTATATATTAGATATTAGGACAAATTTTCAAGTGCTGGGAAATCTATCCTGACTGTTACACCGGTTACCTCAGCGATCACGACCTACTTTCAGCACAGACAGAATGGCTAATGTTCAGTTAGCACCAGATTATGGAGAAGTCATGACTAATGCACGCTGGTCTTTATGGGTAGTCGCCTTATTAGTTACGTTTGATTTAGTCACCGCAATGGCAGCGACTGAGAATGAATCATCCACTTCTATTGTACAAACATACACATTCTCACCTCCACAAGTTGAAACTGTCAAGATCGACGGCGAGATGTTTGATGCGCTGGAGATGGATGGATGTCCCGTGTCCGGACTGGCAGGCCAACCGGCGTTGCCTACGAAAAGGGCCAGGATATTGCTGCCATATGGTCACACGCTCTCGGAGGTAGAGATCACAGCCGGCCAGAAACTCCTGGTCGGAACCGGCCTACGCCTTCTGCCTATTGAGTACCCCTTTGAGCTGTCTACTCCTCCGGACCAACTTCCTCCTCTGACCATTGATGAAATGGCATACACCCACAGTGAACCCCTTCCGACGACAATGTACCAGGTCAGATCCACCCAGTCTTTCCGAGGGTATCAAGTCGTCTTTATTGATCTTATTCCAGTGCAATATACACCAGCCAGTGGCGATCTCTACTATTACGAAGAGATGAAACTCATAGTAAGAACCGAGGAATCGACTCCCACTGCGACTGTCCGCGGTTTAGCTAACGACGCCCGGGCCGTTTCTGTTCGCGTAGATAACTTTTCCAAACTCGACAGCTACCCTCCAGCAGGTCTGCGTGCAGCCAGTGCTTACGACCTCCTGATAATAGCGCCCACATTCCTCGCCGATGCCTATTTGCCATTGAAGGATTATCACGACGCCCACGGCACTTTGACCGAAATCCACACTCTGGATCAGATCGGGGCCAACGATCCGCATAGCGTTCGTGATTATATTCGTAATGAGTATTTGTCCAACGGCATCAAAATGGTCCTCATCGGTGGCGATGACAACCTCATACCTGCCCTCGACCTGTTCATTCAATTACAACTTAGCTCCAGCAGCCTTACTGAATATGATATGCCGGGTGACATCTATTTTGGCAATCTGGACGGAACCTACAACTATGATGGCGACAGCTACTGGGGAGAGCCTACTGACGGCGAGGGGGGCGGCGATATCGATCTGCTGCCTGAAGTCGGCGTTGGCCGCATATCTGCAGAGACCACTGAAGAAGCCAACAACATGGTGACAAAGTCACTCGCCTATCTTGAGAGCGAAGCAGCATACTTGTCAAAAGTCGTACTGGTCGGAGAACAGTTAGGTTTTGGCGGCCTGGGTGAATATGGTGGTTACGCCATGGAGGAAATGGTGGGCGGTTCGAATGCACATGGTTTCACCACCTGCGGTTTTCCACCTGAAAAATACGAGATCGACAAACTTTACGATCTTACTTCTTATCCCTACAATTACTGGCCACCCAGCGAGATCATAAATCGTATCAACTCTGGCGTACATATTGTTGACCATCTGGGACACAGTTTCATTGGCTACGCCATGCGAACCGATACGACCATGATAAAGAACCAACTCACCAATACCGAGTATTGCTTCTTGTATGCCGAAGGATGCACGGCGGGCATGTTCGACCACAATGACTGCTGGGCAGAGTATGTCACTGTGAAACTTGCGACCGGAGGATTTGGGTGTATCGCTAACTCTCGTTCCGGAATCGGGTCTCGCTCAACCCAGCATCCGGTACATGTTATTAATCGCGAGTTCTGGGACGCCATATACAGCGCCGACGAAGGATACCCGGAATTGGGCATGGCTATGCTTGATGCTCGATTTGATCTGGCCGCTCGCATTAATGACGTCGCCATGCGTTGGACATACTACGAAACCAATCTCTTTGCCGATCCCGCCGTCCGAATCAAAGCTGTGCGCAGCCTGGCAATCATGTTTCCCAACGGGACTCCTCAGGTCGCGTCGCCTACAGATTCGACGCCTTTCGATGTGACCGTGACCGGCATAGGAGAGGGCGAACCAGTGCCGGGGAGCGGTCTTCTTCACTATTGCCTCGACGGCACAGATTCGGTGGTGATTCCGTTGGTTGCGGTGAAGAGTGAGCAGTATCAAGCTGTCTTACCTCCAACTGAATGCGGACGACAGGCGGAGTACTATGTAAGTTTCGAGGAATCACAGACTGGACCACGCTACGCACCCAACCCGACCGAACCGCTGACGGCTATCTCCGTTACAGAAGAGATCACTGTTTTCCAGGATGATTTCGAAACCAACAACGGCTGGACAATCTCGGGCGGACTATGGGAGCGAGGTGTACCCCTGGGAGTAGGCGGAGCAGAATTGCAATACCCCGTCCCCGATCCAACTGAAGGCTGTCTTAGCCCTACCGTGATGGGATACAATCTCGCCGGTGACTACGAGAATAGCCTTCCCGAACAGCACGTCACTTCACCCGCTATCGACTGCTCGGAAATGTACAATACTCGCCTCCGATTCTGTCGGTGGTTAGGTGTGGAACAACCCGATTATGACCAAGCCAGTGTGTCCATAAGTACCGACGGATCAAACTGGACCACTCTCTGGCAGAATCCCGCTGTTATTGTTGATCTGCAATGGAATGAAATTGAGTACGACATCTCTCAGTACGCCGACAACGATTCCGAGGTCTATTTGCGCTGGACGATGGGTCCCACCGATGGCGGCCTGCGCTATTGCGGTTGGAATATCGACAATGTCCGCGTAGTCTCTTTGTACTGCGAAAGCTACATCTGTGCCGACGTTGACGATGATGGAGCAGGACCCAACATAGCTGACCTGACTTACTTTGTGGCCTACTTATTCAGTGGAGGTCCTCCTCCTGCTATCCTGGCTGCAGCGAACATTGACGGACTGGTGGGACCAGGTGGAGGTGCGATTAATATCAGTGACCTAACCTACCTGGTCGCTTATCTGTTCACCGGCGGACCTGTGCCGGTATGTGAATAGCAATTCATGAGCTTCATGAGAACCGCTCTATACTAACTGTCTCTGACCATGTAGGGGGGGATTGTCGAAACTGCAGACAGTTTCGATCTACTTGGACTGCACTTTGACAAGTCATGCAAATCCGGATCGTTTGCATATACGAGTGCAAATCATCATATTGTCTGTTGTAGATGAACTCGGGAAAGAGGGAGCAGATATGCGTATACTTGTGATTTTGGCTACAGCGATTTGCGTCCAGTTGTCATCATGCTGTGATAGTGATACCTCGCCGACGGCAGAATACTGGGAACCATTCGAAGGGCACGGTACAGAACCGGGTCAGTTTGACTCCCCCATGGGCGTGCAGTTTCGAGCGTCGCTGGGATCTCTGAGATCTGTACTTCTTGTCGCAGACTACGGGAACGATAGAGTGCAGATGTTTCCGATCGACGACATCCATGTCTACTGCTTCGGTGAGGCCGGTGATGGGCCGGGTCAATTCAGGGGACCGGTTTCAATTACATCGGCTCAATCAGACTCTGGGGATAGTTTCTTGTTCGTCACTGACTCAAGGAATCATCGGGTGCAGAAATTTGATGTTGATGGCAATTTCATACTTGCGTGGGGAGAATCCGGATCCGACACGGGCCAATTCAACACACCTACCGGGATTGACGCTGACAGAGACGGGAACATCTATGTAGTTGATTCGGGCAACCACCGTATACAGGTGTTCGACGAAAACGGTAACTTTCAGAGACTCTGGGGGGGGCAAGGAACTCGACCGGGTGAGTTTGAGAGTCCGATCGACATTGCTGAGTACGATGGAGCCTCAGGTTTGGCGCGTCTTGTTGTATCTGACTATGGCAACAACCGCATTCAGGTGTTCGATCAAGAGGGAGATTTCATAGCATCTCACGACGCCATCCCCTGTCCGTTAGGATTGGGTACATCTGCGAAAGGCAACATCTGGATAGTGAGTGAAACTGACCGACGGCTATTTATTGTGAACTTCTGGCGTAGCAGCCGAGAGGTGTATTCGCTCCGAGGTTCTTTGAAGCCGTACGATATCACAGAACCCTGGGTCTCGGATATGGGAAAACACGCCATTCTCTGGTACTCTCGACGTGATTGCTACTGATGAGAGAAGCTCCCCCCTGACAGTGAAGACCGAACGGCCAACCATTTATGGCGGGAATAGCCAGGCATACTCTACACGGAGTATCCCATCAGGAAGGTTTTTTTGACAAACCTCGGAACTTGTCATCGCGAGTCCGCCCTGAGCGGACGTGGCGATCTCAACTTATTGTGATATTTAACGCACGAGATTGCCACGCTCTCCGCCTAGGCGGATCGCTCGCAATGACTGACTATGTGACTTTATCAACAAGCCATTAATGATGGGCCACCAAATTACGAAGATTCAGTCGAGGCCGTATCCTCTTCCTCGGGGGGATTGAGAATCTCGTCGGGGATTTCTACTTTGGGCGTGAACAGACCGAGCCAGCGCTGATACCATTTCCATTTTTTCCGCTCGGTCTTCATAAACTTCTTGATGCGTTTCTCACGTTCGTAGCTAACGGCATCAAGTTCTTCAATGTGCTGAATGAGAATCTCCACCGACTCGCGCTTCTCCAGCCCGGTGCGAAAGGCCTCATAATCCTTGAAACTGAATACTGTTTGAATGATCGGCTCAAAGAAAACGAGCGTCTGAGAGGCAATGAAGTTTAGCGGTTTGACCGACTCCAGGAAAATAATCGCCGGTACCGCCATACGTCGATCCACCACCTGTTTGGCCACCTTCTCCATGACGGCCCGTTCATCTTCAGCCAGAACAGGCTTTCCCGAATCCGGAAACTGAGTCGAACCACGAAAGAAACTCATACTTTTGGTTCCTTATCAGAGCTGACGGGATGTTTCGCCGTCGAACTAACGCGTGCCTTCACAAACGAAACAACATCGTCGCGGTTCTCGGAAAACATCAAGTACAAACCCCGGAAATTCTCCAGCCGGGTGGGTCTGGTAAATGGCGACAGGAGAATGCCGTTTTTGTCCGGGTGGCAGGAACGATAAATCGACCATTCCTTAATGAGCGTCTGAGTAGTTGTCTTGACATAAATTTTGTCGTCAGTCAATTTGTATGAAGTCGGAAAATAGAACTTCGCCAACGAGGCAAACATCACCACCATCGCCAGCGTAGCAAACGCCTGCGAGCGTTCGGTACCGTAATACACCAGGACAACCACCAGTGCCACAAACACGGTTACAGCCACCGACACCCACGGTCGCCGCTTCATTGGATGACAACGCCACTGGAGCACAGGCCCATCGTCATGAACCTTCGCTTCGTGACAATCCTGCCCATTTGTCTCAAGATCGTCGTTCATAGTCGTGCACTACTTGTCATCGATATGTCGGTAGCGCTCCTTCTTTACCTTCTCCAGCATCTCCATCAACTCTTCCGGCTTAAACAAGCCCTTCTCGATTAAGAGTCTCACCAGAGATTCCTGGGCGAGGTTATTCGATAGTGCGAGTTCCTCGAAACTGATGTCTCGCTCTTTGCCATCGACCACCATCTTGAGGGCTACTTTGTTCTCTCCCATAACCACATACTCCCATCACTTACGATCTGATAAAAGTCCTTTAGTGGAATATACAAAACTTAAGCTCCCGATCAAGTCTCACTGTAAGTCTAAGAAATATATTGATGAGGCAGAA
It encodes the following:
- a CDS encoding NHL repeat-containing protein, producing MRILVILATAICVQLSSCCDSDTSPTAEYWEPFEGHGTEPGQFDSPMGVQFRASLGSLRSVLLVADYGNDRVQMFPIDDIHVYCFGEAGDGPGQFRGPVSITSAQSDSGDSFLFVTDSRNHRVQKFDVDGNFILAWGESGSDTGQFNTPTGIDADRDGNIYVVDSGNHRIQVFDENGNFQRLWGGQGTRPGEFESPIDIAEYDGASGLARLVVSDYGNNRIQVFDQEGDFIASHDAIPCPLGLGTSAKGNIWIVSETDRRLFIVNFWRSSREVYSLRGSLKPYDITEPWVSDMGKHAILWYSRRDCY